The nucleotide sequence CTATAAGCAATAATGTTGCTTTCATTTATAAACGAATGAGTTTGACCCCAATCTATATTAGGATTAAATACGCGACAATATAGATAATTAAAACATAAATATGTGAAATAATAAGTTAATATTTAGTCCCACGTTCCAATGTCGGTAAGGGCTCCATTGTTTAATCAAAAGGGTTAGGTTAAATGATTTTAAAAATACATATTAAATCATATTCTCGGGTTGTTGTGTTTATCAATTTGTTATATTTGACAAATTAGTAACACAATCATTAGCTTATGAAACCAAAATGTGTCGTTTATGTATTATTTCTTTTATATAGCACTGTTATAAATGCTGGAATAGAGTCTTCATACGTTATAAACGGGTATGCTGGTAACCAGTTTAATAATCAGGCGGTAAGACTAAATATCGCAAATCAAGATAGTCTGATTACTTTGTCTGTCGATACGATAAAGAATGGTAAGTTTGCTTTTAACGGGATTGAAAACTTAAATAATATTGCTTTTATTATGTTGGACGATTCCAACCGTAAATTTACATGTGATGTTTTTTTAGAACGTGGAAATATTAACGTATCTCTTGATACAATAAGCTTTGTAACAGGTACCCCTCTAAATGATTTGTATCAGAACTATATGAGTTATTCCCGAATGATAGATCAAAATATTATCAAGGAATATAACGAAAATATTGAAAATAAAGAAGACCCTCAAACCGAACGCTTTGATCTATTAATGGCCAACAGGACCAAATTCAAAAGCCAGTTTCAGGCCAATAATATAAATAATATTGTTGGTAAAACAATCTATATAAGGGAAATTGGCACTTTTTGGGATCCTTTATTCTTCCAAACTTATAATTCGCTGCCATCTGACATTAAAGAAAACAAAAACGTATTGAATTATGTATCCGTTAGAAGAAAAATGGATGAGGCACAAGAAAAGATATCTCTCGAGATAGGTTCAAAACTAAAAGATACCGAATTTACTAACGAAAAAGGAGATAAAGCCATGATTTCGGATTACGTTAAGAATTCGAAATATCTATATATTGATATATGGGCCTCCTGGTGTGTGCCCTGTATTCGTGAGTTACCTAACCTTAGATCGATAGCTGAAAAATATAAAGACCTGGGATTAAATGTATTATTAATTTCAGTTGATAAAGATTTTGAACCATGGATTAATGCTATTAATAAAAATCAAGTAAACTTTGGTAATCTTATCGATCAAACAGAAGGAGAGTTGTTGCATAAAGTATTTGCATATACTACAATTCCTCACGGCATTTTGTTGGATAGTAATGGAACTATTCTTGCAAATCAATTAAGAACGGAATCATTAAAAAAGAAGTTGATAGAAATATACGGTAAATAATAGCCCAGCCTTTTTATTTTATACCATGTGCTTGCAACGTTTTTGCTTTAATATGCATCTGAAAGGATGTATGTTTAATTAAAATGCAAAAAGATGAAAGTAATAGTATCGGTTATTCTATTAAGTCTGGGTTCACTGTTTTTGTTTCCCTCTTGTTCTGTATCTGCTGCAGCGAAAGGCAAGGGAGATATAACGGCAAAGGAATGGATTCTTGTTTCTGTAAAATCGAAAGATGGTTTATTAAACCTTACACCTTCAAATGACAGTTACCCAACGTTGCTGATTTCCGAAGGGCGGGCAAGTGGTTCCGCAGGATGCAACCGATTTATGGGCTCGGTAACCGTTGATGGAAATTCGCTCAAATTTGACAAGATGGTAACTACAATGATGCTTTGCCAGGACGGTATGGATTTGGAAGAAGCCGTACTAAACATATTTGGACAAGCCAATAGTTACACCGTGGAAAAAGGCAATCTACTACTTAAAAAGGATGCAGAGGTTTTAGCTGTCTTTAAATCAAACAAAACAAAATAAGAAGGCGCTACCCGTTAGAACCTGCCAAGCCTCTTCACAATGCTCAAATAGGCGGGTCTTTTTTTATACAGATTACGGATATGTATACCATTTTTACGGATTTGGGGGATGGGGTGGACAAGGTGTTGGGAAAAGCATTAACTTTGTGATAGTTAATTCATAAGGATATGGAAGAGATGCTTAAAATAGATTCTGTAAGTCAGTATAATTCGATAGTTGGAGTCGAAACGCTACATCCCATGATAAGTGTTATAGACCTTTCCAAGTCTAATCCGATAGCCAAAAAATATAAGGGACGCATGTTCTTTGGCATTTACGCTATTTATCTGAAAGATGTGAAATGCGGCGATTTAAAATACGGCCGTCACAATTACGATTACCAGGAAGGAACCATTGTCTGCATTTCGCCGGGGCAGGTGCTCTCCATCGAGGAAACAAAAGAAGAATATCAACCCAAAGGATGGGCGTTGGTGTTTCATCCGGACTTTATTCACGGCACTTTTCTTGGCCATCAAATGAAGAACTATAGCTTCTTTTCGTACGAATCAAACGAAGCCCTTCACATCTCCGAACAAGAGAGAGCCACCGTGATGGACTGTTTGCTTAAAATAGAGAAGGAGCTGAATCACGCCATCGACAAACATACCCGAACGCTGATTACCACCAATATACAACTGTTGTTGGACTATTGCCTGCGCTACTACGAGCGTCAGTTTATTACCCGCGTGAATGTAAACAAGGATATACTTGTGAGGTTTGAAAAACAGTTGAGCGCCTATTTTCAATCCGATAAACCCGAAACATTGGGATTACCTTCGGTTCGGTACTTCGCCGACCAGCTCAATCTGTCGGCCAACTACTTTGGCGATCTGATTAAAAAGGAAACCGGAAAGTCAGCCCAGGAGTACATACAACTCAACCTGATCGAAATAGCCAAAGAAAGAGTGTTTGACACAAGCAAGTCGGTAAGCGAAATTGCCTACGAACTCGGATTCAAATACCCCCAGCACTTCAGCCGACTGTTTAAAAAATGTGTAGGCTATTCGCCCAACGAATACAGAGAAAAACAGGTATAAAGGTTACAGGTCATTTCTCACGGACTATAATTAATTAGCTAAATATACGTTATTGTTAATTGTTTTTCCCTTTACAATTAGTATCTTTGACTTAAGTATTTTGTTGGTCACACGACTGTGTGACGCACATCCCACGTACGTGTGACGGCCGTTTTACGACTGTGTGACGGTCGTCACGCGTATGTGGGATCAACTAAACACTTAACTCAAATTTGTTAATCCCGGTATCAAAACAAGTAATTAACCTTGAAGCGATGCTATAAATACGAATAAACTTAGTATGTCTGTACAGTATGATTTCAGAGAGAGCCTTAACTCCGACAATGAAGACGAGAACCAACTCCTTTATCCGCGCTTTATTTCGCGCGGAACGATTGATGCCCAAACTGTTTATGAAACAATTACGAGCTGTTCTTCATTTACTATTGGAGATGTGGAGGGCATGATGGCGCAGCTAACCCAAACAATACGGAATTATCTTGCTGAAGGGTATGCGGTTGAATTGGGAAAGATGGCAATAGTAAAACCAAAAGTAAGTGGACGAAAAGTAGCAAACAAGAAAGAAATTCGATCTCCTTCCATCGAGATTGAAAATGTAAATTTCACTTCTACTACCTGGTTTAGCGGTGAATTGAAAAAAAAAGCAAGACTTTCGAGAGCTAAAAACGGATTTCAATCGTCGCGACTGGTCGGTGAGGAAGTATTGCTGCAGGTTCTGGATAAGTACCTGATTGAGAATGCATTTATTACACGTACAAAATTTTCCGAACTTTCGGGCTTGCTCAAGAATAAGTCGTTGACTTTTCTGAAGGATCTTGTTAGTCAGGGCGTTTTGCAAACCGAGGGACGTGGATCTCACCTGATTTTTATACGATCAAAACAACAAAATCCGACTTCCGCAGAGTAACAATTGATAAATGAGTGAGGGATGATTTTTGAATCTGTCATCTTCTATTGATTTAATATTTAGTTTGTTAGGAGGTATAAGTGTAAGATGAGGGATCATTTGCATAAAAATAGATTATAAGAGTGGCTGAACACCAAAAACGGTTCAGCTTTTCTTATGATTTATTCCGATAGGAGTCAGTCTCCAGTAACACCGCAAACCTACTCGCATAAAGAAATAGTACCCAATAAAATCGTTTGAATAAGTGAAAAGTAAAGTATTTGCTTTATATTTGTAATGATAAGTTAATAGTAGAATGTTTTCTGACGTTTTTATTTACCCAGTTGCATAACGATGAAAAAAATAAGTAGAATAAAATATACTCTGATTTTTGTGTTTATCATGCCTTTTATGATTAATGCACAATCAGCCAAAGGATCCTTTAAAAAGGAATTTCAGTTTACATTAGGGTTGAATTCTTATTATGCGCTTGAATTTGAGCCTTCTTTGAGTTACTTATTTCACAAGAATTTTGGAATTGTGGGAGGGTTGAGAGGTGTACAAGAAGTCGTAGATAATTATCGTTATGATTTGGTTGGTGGGCCTGACTATCAATGGCGTGTTAGTAATAAAAAGAAGGTGTCGAGCTTATTGCTGAGACCTGCTCTTTTTATTAAAATACCGATATTTGAAGACTGGGTTTCAATAGTTACGCAGCCCGGTATGCTTGTTAATCTAATTCCAAACGAGACTTTAGAATTTGCTTACACCAATACAAATCAATTAGAATTTCCATCAAAGTTTGAAACAAAAAAAAATAAAGGAGGTCAGATCCTGTTTTATGAATTAAAATCATATTTGTCTGTAAGTATAGATAATTGGTCTTTCTTACTCGGATATAATTTATCTACCTATGATCTTTATTCAGGAAGACGTAATATTGTTATTGGAGATGAATTAAATAAGCATCTACCCAAAAAGAAAGATTTAGTCCATGCTGGTTTTATTGGATTTGGATATTCTTTTTAAACTGTTAGATTCGTTAAGTTAAAGATATTGGAGGCACAAGATGTTCCAAAGCTTCTTTTTCATAATCGTAACGAGTATGACCGTAATTTCAGTTAACGAGTAATTCTCGGTAACTGCATCGAATGTAAAGACAGGTATTTATACAGCTAAGTATCAATCTAACGGCAGTTTTACCTGGAATAGGGTACCGCCTCCTTCATTGGCTTCGAAGCTGACGCTTCCTCCCAATAGATGGATAATACGTTTGGCAAGCGTAAGTCCTAGTCCGGGGCCCTGACTGTATTTCTCTATCTTGAAGAACTGTTCGTAAATCTGTTCCGAGTAGGCAGGATCGATACCAATTCCTGTGTCCGCTACTTCGATTACAACCATTTTTGATGTTTCGTGTTCGCTGTTTATATGGTACGACAACTTTACTGCGCCTTGGTGGGTAAACTTGAATGCATTTTCCAACAGATAGATCAATACCCGTTCTAGCATCAACTCGTCGGTCAGCAACATGCATTCGGGCGAATTTTCTACGTCGAAAGTAAAGGAAACTCCATTGGGCTCTTTACCTGAAAAACGAATGAATAAGTTGTGGCATAAGGTTTTGACCGGTACTTGAGCGAAAGTAGGCTCGGCCATATCCGAATCAATTTCAGACATCAGCAACATGTCGTCGATCAGGTTGAGCAGCCGTTCATTGTTTTCTCGTATCTGTTGTTTGTATGCTGTCTTTTCTTCTAATTGGTCGGCTTCGCACATTAATTCTGAAAAACCGGTTATCGCATTCAGCGGTGTACGGATTTCGTGGGATATGTTAGCTAGAAAAGCCGACTTCAAACTATTCTTTTCACGTTCTTTGATAAGTTCTACTTCGTTGTTGTATTGCTCGGTTACATCCCAGAATACGGATACAATTTGAGGATTATCGGGATTATTCACGTAAATGTGCAAGCGGTTCATAATATGATTAGCACCATCCAGACCCTTAAAAGACACTGCATACTCAGAATAGATCCCCTTCTCGATAGCTAATAAATCCTTTGTTCGCACTTGGTAGGGGAAGTCAGAATCGGGAAACAGATCGAAATCCGTTTTCCCTACAACTTCTTCTGCAATCTTCTGCAAAACTTTTTTTGCTTCGGCGTTAAAGTAAACATACCTGAAATCGTCGTTCACGCTTTTTACTCCAATGGCAAGTGGAAGACTATCCAGTATGCTTGTCATCAGCTTATTAATACCTTCTATTTCTTTGCGATACGTGTATCTTTCTGTTATGTTTCGGGCAAAGCACCAATACATATTTCCTTTTACAATATCCAATACCTTGTAAAAATAGAGTTCCATGGGGGATAAAGATCCATCTATATTGGTAAACATATCTTCCACTTTTACATATTCGGCTGTTTTTAGCTGATTTTTGATATGTTCCCAGCTGTCTCCTTGAAACAGGTTGCTAAACAATGCCGAAGGGTAGTTGTTGCTTGTTTTCTTCAGACCGTATTTTGTTTTCAGTCGGTTACTCGCATATAAAACAGCTCCCGAATTATCCAGCATCATGATTTTTTCATTGGTGTGATTAACCGCATACGCAAGCATCTGGACATTCATTTCACTTTCGTGGCTGCCTGTTATGCATTGTACCATCATAAAAACAGAAGTATCATTAAAAGGAATTACCCGAGTCATATAATACTGATCTTTTCCTTCAATGTGAAGTGAATACTTTACTTTGGTGGATTTATGATGCTTAAAGGCTGCTTGGATAGCTAGAATGATTAACCTGGCTTGTTTGGCAGGCAATACCTCGGTAACATGTTTATTCAGGATCTCATCTTCGGCTATATATAAATGTCCCTGTTTAGCTCCATAGGCAAAGGATTTCCGATAGTATAAATCTTTGTCTACAATAAAAATAAGGTCCGGAATCAGTTCCGCAATCTTTAATAGTTCCTCTTTTGTAAATGTAAGCGGTTCGGGTGAATACACTTTTTGGGGTAGCTCCTCTGCTTCTTTTAGGGCACACTCGGTGATACATACGAGAAAACCCGGAGTGCTGCTGCCTTTGTTTTGCAACGACTTCACCTTCAAGATGATGTTTTTTTGCTTTTCCCTCAAACAAGTTGAATAAGTTACTTTGGCAAAATCGTATGGAATAGATACCGAAAACTCGGATTCGGATGTAAACTGCGCGATCAAAGAGGGAGTAAAGTTGGGATCGTTAAACAAACGGTAGCCCACAAGCGGGTTTTCGCTGCCAAGTAAATCCAGGCAGGCTGAATTGCATCGCACAATTGTTCCTTCGCTATTGGCTATAAGCATGGAGCAGGGAATAAATTCGAAATACTTATTCATGTTGTTTAAGGATTCCGGACGATTATTTTCAGTAGATATATTATTCACAATCTTCGTTTATTTATTTTTCATTTGTAAAAAGAGGGTACCGGTTGCATCTGTTAGCTTACGATTTGTAAAGCGGTAGCGAAAACCAGAAAACCGAACCTTTGTTTAGCTCCGAACTTACGCCAATTTTACCTCCCAGCTTCTCCATTAATTTTTTAGAAATAGACAAGCCTAGTCCGGCTCCGGGCCGGCTTTCGTTTACCCTCGAAAAACGGTCGAATATCTGTTCGCAATGTTCTGGAGAAATACCTGTTCCGGTATCTGTAACACTTACTGTTACTTCGTCGTTTTGCACTGCATAACCAATGGTTATTAACCCTTTGTCGGTAAATTTAATGGCATTGGTCAGAAAATTGGAAAGCACCTGCATCAGACGCTTGCTGTCCGAAAACACAGTGGCCGGGATTGCCGGATCTTCATAAATCAGATCAATGCCTTCCTTGTTCCTAAAAGAAAAGGCTGCATTGGCTTCTTTACAAAGCGCATGAACATCCACCTTGTCGAAAGAAAATGTAAGCTTATTGGATTCTATTTTGGCAAAATCGATGATGTCGTTTATCAGATGAAGCAATTGTTCGTTATTCTGACGGATAATCTCGGCATACGTGTGTCTTTCCTCAGCATCTTCGGCATCTTCCAGTAATTGAGAAAAGCCAACAATCGCATTAAGAGGCGACCGTATTTCGTGACTCATATTGGCAAGAAATTCGGATTTAAGTTTATCTGATTCCAGTGCGGATGCAATTTCCAACTTGCATTGCTCATTTTGAGTAATGTCTACAAAGAAAGTGATCATAAACTTTTCATCCTCCGTGTCGAGTAACGGTGGATGGTGCCGTATCGTATGCACTGTACGCGTTTCTCCCTCTTTGGTCGTAATTAGAATCTTGTCGGTTTTATTGATATTTTTTTGTATACATTCCTGATCAAACTTTTCTATTTTTCGTAGCCACTCCGAAGAAAAATAATTGTTCCAATATGGCCCCAGCAACCGCCCATTATTAAGCTGAAATAGATTTGCAATCGCTTTGTTATAATACACAATGGATTTTTCATTTACTTTTTTAACTAATACACCAAAGGGAGCCTCCTCAACCAGGCTTACTAATAAATTAAATAGAATTTGTTTGTCCGTGAGTAAAGTCTGGCGACCGTTGTACGCAGTCAACTTTTCTATTCTTGTACGTAATTTGCTGTTTTCTTCCTTTAACAGCTCCATCTCACGCAGTAATTCCAGGTATTTAGTATCGATATCTGAGTTGTTCATTAAAATAGTATTAAGGTGAAATGCTGTTTTTAAAACACTTAATTTCAAATATATATATTTATAAATATAACTTACGTAGTTTTTTTGTTAAAAATAGTTCTTAAATAAGGCTGTAATATAGTTTCCTGTTTAGATTAACTCCAAACACGTGAATTACCTGCATTTTTGTTTTAATACTTTTTCCTTCATTTTAGAGAGTAAAATCCGCCTAAAAATCGACAGCCCCCGAAAGATTTTTCGGAGGCTGTCATCCAGTGAACACTATTTAGTAAAGTGGGTTAGTGCTTTTTTATCTTAGTATTCGTGAGTGCGTTTCTTTTATGTCTTTAGTTTAAAAACACAAAGATAATAAAGGGACTGATAAAAAAAACTATAGCCTCAATTTTAATTGTTGAGGCTACTGTTTTATTTTCTGGAATTGGGTAATTTTATTCCCATTCGATAGTAGCGGGAGGCTTCGAGCTTATGTCGTACACTACGCGGTTTACACCTTTTACCTTGTTGATGATTTCGTTGGAAACCTTGGCAAGAAATTCGTAAGGAAGCTGAGCCCAGTCGGCCGTCATGGCATCTGTTGAAGTTACCGCACGTAAAGCGATTGTGTACTCGTAGGTACGTTCGTCACCCATAACACCAACCGAACGAACCGGAAGCAGGATAGATCCGGCCTGCCAGATCTGATCGTACAATCCCCATTCGCGCATCAGCGAAATGTAGATATCGTCTGCATTCTGAAGGATCTCAACCTTTTCGGGTGTGATATCGCCCAGGATACGGATACCAAGGCCCGGACCCGGGAATGGGTGGCGCTTGATAAGGTTTGGCATCATGCCAAGTTCGTTACCCACACGGCGAACTTCGTCTTTAAACAAAAGGCGAAGCGGTTCTACAAGCTTCAGCTTCATGGTGTCGGGCAGTCCACCAACGTTGTGGTGACTCTTAATTACCGTTCCTGTAATAGAAAGAGATTCGATTACGTCGGGATAAATAGTTCCTTGTCCCAGCCATTTAATATTGGTAAGTTTCTTTGCTTCCTGATCAAAAACATCAATAAAGCCCTTACCTATTATCTTACGCTTTTTCTCAGGATCTTTAACACCCTTCAGTTCGGCGTAGAATTTATCTTTTGCATTTACACCAATAACATTCAGTCCAAGGTGTTCGTAATTATCCATTACCTTCTCGAACTCGTTTTTGCGAAGCAAACCGTGGTCAACGAAAATACAGGTAAGGTTTTTTCCAATCGCCTTGTTAAGCAATACGGCTGTAACCGACGAGTCTACACCGCCAGATAATGCCAGAATTACTTTATCGTCGCCAAGTTGCTGTTTTAGTTCGGCAACAGTCGATTCGATGAAAGAAGCAGGCGTCCAATCTTTAGCACAACCGCAAATGTTCAGGAAGTTGTCCAGAAGTTTTGTTCCATCTGTTGTATGGAATACTTCGGGATGGAACTGAACACCCCATGTCTGTTCGCCCTCTATTTTGAATGCAGCAGCCGGAACATCGGAAGTGCTTGCTATAATATTGAATGAAGTGGGTAAAACCGTGATGGTATCTCCGTGCGACATCCATACTTGCGAACCTGCATCGATTCCCTTTAATAAAGGATCGTTGTTGTTGATCGAGCCAAGATTTGCTCTTCCGTATTCACGAGAGTCGCCCGATTCTACTTTTCCGCCCGATGTATATGCCAGGAACTGCGCTCCATAGCAAATTCCAAGTACCGGGTATTTTCCCCTGATTTCAGACAGATCTGCCTTGAATGCAGATTCGTCGTTCACCGAATAAGGACTGCCTGAAAGAATTACACCCTTTACATCGTGGGCATCTTTCGGAAATCTGTTGTAGGGAACAATCTCACAATACATATTTAACTCTCTGAGTCTTCTACCAATCAGCTGAGTTGTTTGCGAGCCAAAGTCAAGAATAATTAATTTCTCGTGCATGCAATAAGTGTTTAATTGAGTGGCGCAAAGTTAAGAATTAAATTGATACGAAAAACATCCCATTCCAGTTTTTGTTGTAAGGAATAGCCTCAATTGTTAACAACTCCTTAAAAATGTGTAAATATTGCATAGAAGGGTTTTATGCTATCGATTAAAGTGTACCTTTGCATGTTCTTTGTAGTGATTCTTTATAACGAACTATGGATACAGAAAAGAAAGAGAATAAGCAAATAAATAAACTTTCGTTGCTTATTGTGGCTGTGATTGTGTTGTTGTTACTGGTTGCAGGTGGTGGTTATTACATTTATAATCAGAAACAACAGATGGGTGAAATGACCCAGGCTTTTGTCTTGGAAAAGGAAACCCTGGAAGATGAGTTTAACGATCTGTCTCTTCAATATGAAGGGTATAAATTCAGTGTGGGAAACGACTCCTTATTATCTCTGCTCTCTACAGAGCAAGGAAAGGTTCAGCGTCTGCTTGAAGAGTTGAGAACCGTAAAGGCAACCAATGCCAGCCGGATAAGTCAGCTTAAGAAAGAACTGGAAACGTTGCGCAAAGTAATGCGTAACTATGTGATTCAAATCGACTCGCTGCATACCGCCAATCAGCATCTTACAGAAGAAAACAAACAGGTAACAAGAAAATACGAACAGGTATCCAGTTCCGCTTCCAAACTGAAAGAGGAAAAGGAAAAGCTGGCCGAACGTGTTACTCTGGCTTCCAAGCTGGATGCTACCGATATCTCGGTAACGCCTACCAACAGCCGTGGAAAGAAGATGACCAAAATCAAAAAGATGGAGCAGTTTGTGATTAATTTCAAACTGGCTAAAAATATTACCGCTCCGGTTGGCGAAAAGGTTGTTTATCTCCGTATCATGAAGCCCGACGACGATGTGCTGGTTAAGAGCCGCGCCGATGTATTTACCTTCGAGGGTAAAGAGATAAACTACTCCATAAAGAAATTGGTGGAATACGAAGGCGAAGATTTGCCTATTACCGTATATTGGAAGATTGAAGAGTTTCTTTCGCCCGGTACGTACCGGATGGATATTTTTGTAGACGGTAACCACGTTGGCAAAAGAAACTTTGTTTTAGAAGAGTAGGAGAATGAAGCAAAACGATCCTTTTGGTAAATTTTATGATCATCTGGATGGTGCGCTGCTTGCCAACCAAGAGTTTGTAGACGAATTTAAGAGTTATGCCCGGATTATTTCTGTGCAGAAAGGCGACTACTTATTGCGTGTTGGCGAGGTTTGCACCGAAGGGTATTTTATCAACAAAGGATTGTTTCTGCATCTCTTTATAAACGACCAGGGTAACGAGAGTGTAATGGGTTTTTCGGTGGATAACCTGTATCCGTTTCTTTCTTCGATTTCTTACTTTACCCAGTCTCCTTCCGAATTTGAGATACTTGCTATGGAGGATTGTGAGTTAATCTGTATTTCACGCAATCAGATTGAAGCCCTGTCGGCCAAATATCCCTTGTTTGCCTCCTTCTACCTGCGTGTGATGATGATGGTTATTTCTAAGATCTACACGTTGTATGCCGCCAGACAATCTCATACGGCCGAAGGGTTCATGAAATATCTTTATAATGAGTATAGCTGGATTGTTAACCGGGTACCTGATAAATACATCGCCCACTTTATGGGAATAAGCAACGCCTGGTACTGTAAGCTTAAAAAACGCCTGTTCGACTCCAGAGAGGTTTAGGTTACTAAAAATAAGATTCTTTATACTGTCCTTTTGCCGAAATTGAACTAATTCAATTTATTATTCTTCTATAATCCATACTTTTGCACTGTTTTACGTATATTTGATCGTTAACAGGTGAGTAACCCGTAGAATGTAAATTAATTGAATTGAAATGAAACGAACCTTTGTTTTGTTATTGGCATTATTCTCAACTACCTATATGCAAGGCCAGCGTACGCTGACGCTGGAAGAGTGTCGTGATCTTTCCATAAAGAATAACAAGGAGTTGCAGATTTCGGGCGAGAAAGTCCGGGTGGCAGGTTACGAGAAACAGGCGGCTGCTACAAAGTATTTTCCGCAGATTTCGGCCATGGGTACGTATATGCGCAACCAGAAGGATATCAACTTGCTGGACGGAACTACCGTTGCCGGGCTAAATCAAATGCTTCCCATGGATGTGAGCGGGTTTTTCCATCTGGATATTCAGAATGTCTGGCTGGGAAGTGTTTCGTTGGTACAGCCTGTATTTATGGGTGGTAAGATTATCGCTTATAACCAGATTACCCGTTATGCCAAGGAGCTTGCCGAATCCATGAACGACCTGAAGCTGCAGGATCTGATTTACAAAACGGACGAGACCTACTGGCAGGTTGTGTCGCTTGTAAACAAAAAGAAACTGGCCGATTCGTATGTCAGCTTGCTGCGAAAAATGGATGACGATGTGCAGGCTATGATTGATGAGGGTGTGGCAACTCCGGCCGATGGCTTGTCTGTGAAGGTAAAACTGAACGAAGCCGAGATGGCGCAGACTAAAGTGGATAATGGTTTGTCGTTGTCGCGTATGGCGCTGGCCCAGCTTTGTGGGTTGCAATTGGATGAACCTGTAAAGCTTGCCGACGAAAATATAGAATCTCTGGACAATACGAATGAAACGAATGCTGCCGTGAATGTGGAGGAGGCTTTTCTAAACCGCCAGGAACTTAAGAGCCTGAACTATGCGGTTCGTATTTATGAGAAGAAAGAGAAGATTGCTTTGGCGGAGGTTTTGCCTAATGTGGCGCTGACTGCCAATTACCTGGTAACTAATCCCAATTCGTTTAACGGGTATAAGAACGAGTTTGCCGGCATGTTTAATGTGGGCGTGGTTGTTCAGGTGCCGTTGTCGGGCTGGTGGGAGGGAACCTACAAGCGGAATGCGGCCAGGGCGGAGACTCACATTCGGCAGCTGGAGTTTGAGGATGCCAAGGAGAAAATTGAATTGCAGGTAAATCAATCGGTATATAAAGTAAATGAAGCTGGTAAAAAGCTTACGGCTTCGGCACGCAACAAGGAAAAAGCCGAAGAAAATCTGCGCCATGCTACGCTTGGTTTCGAGGAGGGTGTAATTCCGGCCCTAAATCTTATGGAGGCGCAAACGGCTTGGGTTTCTGCGCAATCCAGTTTAATTGATGCGCAGATTGAGGTGAAGCTTACCGATATTTATCTGACTAAAGCCATGGGAAAGTTGTCTGTACCTTCAAAAAAATAATGATAAAACTATATAGCAATGAACGAGCATAAGAAATTTACAATCAATAACATGATGTTGGCTTTTATCACGGTAA is from uncultured Macellibacteroides sp. and encodes:
- a CDS encoding TlpA disulfide reductase family protein, whose amino-acid sequence is MKPKCVVYVLFLLYSTVINAGIESSYVINGYAGNQFNNQAVRLNIANQDSLITLSVDTIKNGKFAFNGIENLNNIAFIMLDDSNRKFTCDVFLERGNINVSLDTISFVTGTPLNDLYQNYMSYSRMIDQNIIKEYNENIENKEDPQTERFDLLMANRTKFKSQFQANNINNIVGKTIYIREIGTFWDPLFFQTYNSLPSDIKENKNVLNYVSVRRKMDEAQEKISLEIGSKLKDTEFTNEKGDKAMISDYVKNSKYLYIDIWASWCVPCIRELPNLRSIAEKYKDLGLNVLLISVDKDFEPWINAINKNQVNFGNLIDQTEGELLHKVFAYTTIPHGILLDSNGTILANQLRTESLKKKLIEIYGK
- a CDS encoding META domain-containing protein, whose product is MKVIVSVILLSLGSLFLFPSCSVSAAAKGKGDITAKEWILVSVKSKDGLLNLTPSNDSYPTLLISEGRASGSAGCNRFMGSVTVDGNSLKFDKMVTTMMLCQDGMDLEEAVLNIFGQANSYTVEKGNLLLKKDAEVLAVFKSNKTK
- a CDS encoding helix-turn-helix domain-containing protein gives rise to the protein MEEMLKIDSVSQYNSIVGVETLHPMISVIDLSKSNPIAKKYKGRMFFGIYAIYLKDVKCGDLKYGRHNYDYQEGTIVCISPGQVLSIEETKEEYQPKGWALVFHPDFIHGTFLGHQMKNYSFFSYESNEALHISEQERATVMDCLLKIEKELNHAIDKHTRTLITTNIQLLLDYCLRYYERQFITRVNVNKDILVRFEKQLSAYFQSDKPETLGLPSVRYFADQLNLSANYFGDLIKKETGKSAQEYIQLNLIEIAKERVFDTSKSVSEIAYELGFKYPQHFSRLFKKCVGYSPNEYREKQV
- a CDS encoding DNA-binding protein, which translates into the protein MSVQYDFRESLNSDNEDENQLLYPRFISRGTIDAQTVYETITSCSSFTIGDVEGMMAQLTQTIRNYLAEGYAVELGKMAIVKPKVSGRKVANKKEIRSPSIEIENVNFTSTTWFSGELKKKARLSRAKNGFQSSRLVGEEVLLQVLDKYLIENAFITRTKFSELSGLLKNKSLTFLKDLVSQGVLQTEGRGSHLIFIRSKQQNPTSAE
- a CDS encoding ATP-binding protein, encoding MNKYFEFIPCSMLIANSEGTIVRCNSACLDLLGSENPLVGYRLFNDPNFTPSLIAQFTSESEFSVSIPYDFAKVTYSTCLREKQKNIILKVKSLQNKGSSTPGFLVCITECALKEAEELPQKVYSPEPLTFTKEELLKIAELIPDLIFIVDKDLYYRKSFAYGAKQGHLYIAEDEILNKHVTEVLPAKQARLIILAIQAAFKHHKSTKVKYSLHIEGKDQYYMTRVIPFNDTSVFMMVQCITGSHESEMNVQMLAYAVNHTNEKIMMLDNSGAVLYASNRLKTKYGLKKTSNNYPSALFSNLFQGDSWEHIKNQLKTAEYVKVEDMFTNIDGSLSPMELYFYKVLDIVKGNMYWCFARNITERYTYRKEIEGINKLMTSILDSLPLAIGVKSVNDDFRYVYFNAEAKKVLQKIAEEVVGKTDFDLFPDSDFPYQVRTKDLLAIEKGIYSEYAVSFKGLDGANHIMNRLHIYVNNPDNPQIVSVFWDVTEQYNNEVELIKEREKNSLKSAFLANISHEIRTPLNAITGFSELMCEADQLEEKTAYKQQIRENNERLLNLIDDMLLMSEIDSDMAEPTFAQVPVKTLCHNLFIRFSGKEPNGVSFTFDVENSPECMLLTDELMLERVLIYLLENAFKFTHQGAVKLSYHINSEHETSKMVVIEVADTGIGIDPAYSEQIYEQFFKIEKYSQGPGLGLTLAKRIIHLLGGSVSFEANEGGGTLFQVKLPLD